Proteins encoded together in one Lachnospiraceae bacterium JLR.KK008 window:
- a CDS encoding TnpV protein has translation MNITYEKCGDYLIPNLIPDPEPEGELRKFGLMRKSYLENHRRGIYSGLLLSGELKNHLLMIQEQSEERFDLLVEQMAEREGVTEQLKAQNQMLWVKRMNNIRERAEEIVREEIVYCL, from the coding sequence ATGAACATAACATATGAAAAATGTGGAGATTATTTGATACCGAACTTAATTCCTGATCCGGAGCCGGAGGGAGAGTTAAGGAAATTTGGATTGATGAGAAAATCCTATTTGGAAAACCACAGGAGAGGTATTTATTCGGGATTACTGTTATCTGGAGAATTAAAGAATCATCTGTTGATGATACAGGAACAGTCAGAGGAAAGATTTGATTTACTTGTGGAGCAGATGGCAGAGCGGGAGGGAGTGACGGAACAGTTAAAGGCGCAGAATCAGATGCTTTGGGTAAAGCGAATGAACAATATTCGGGAAAGGGCAGAGGAGATTGTGAGGGAAGAAATTGTATATTGTTTATAA
- a CDS encoding helix-turn-helix transcriptional regulator, with protein sequence MVVSYKKLWKLLIDNDMMKKDLQKSAGISWATVTKMSKGEIVSTEVLMKICKVFHCNVGDIVDFVETVDDTESK encoded by the coding sequence ATGGTTGTAAGCTATAAAAAATTATGGAAGTTACTAATTGATAATGACATGATGAAGAAAGACTTGCAGAAGTCGGCTGGCATAAGCTGGGCGACTGTAACGAAGATGTCAAAAGGCGAAATTGTAAGTACCGAGGTGCTTATGAAAATATGTAAAGTGTTTCATTGCAATGTTGGAGATATTGTAGACTTTGTGGAAACAGTGGATGACACAGAGTCAAAATAA
- a CDS encoding DUF1819 family protein, whose translation MSETQNTSPYKGSGQLTREQFLFYEMRTTAKLMAEGLDDGEVIKRIVDDNLFQYPTEKSLASISKACIARLYALNDRNLITAITTQPMETAKQICLYAMMKRYRLVWDFMLTVIGEKYRLQEFSFGKKDINIFFMQIQEQDDFVSAWSDSTIKKIRQVLIKILVENGYLDHIKSEHLNPVLLSSVLENGIRNNNDERALPAFNCFM comes from the coding sequence ATGTCAGAAACACAAAACACAAGTCCCTACAAAGGCTCTGGACAATTAACCAGAGAACAATTTTTATTTTATGAAATGCGGACAACTGCAAAGTTAATGGCAGAAGGACTGGATGATGGTGAAGTGATTAAACGAATTGTGGATGATAATCTGTTTCAGTATCCTACGGAAAAATCACTCGCATCTATCTCGAAAGCCTGCATTGCAAGATTATATGCGTTAAATGATAGAAATTTGATTACAGCGATAACAACACAGCCAATGGAAACAGCAAAGCAAATTTGCTTATATGCGATGATGAAGAGGTATCGCTTGGTATGGGATTTTATGCTGACGGTTATCGGGGAGAAGTATCGTTTGCAGGAGTTTTCCTTTGGAAAAAAGGATATAAATATATTTTTCATGCAGATACAGGAGCAGGATGATTTTGTATCTGCATGGAGTGATAGTACAATTAAGAAAATTCGACAGGTACTTATTAAAATTCTAGTTGAAAATGGCTATTTAGATCATATTAAATCAGAACATCTTAACCCGGTATTGCTTAGTTCCGTGCTGGAAAATGGAATACGAAATAACAATGATGAAAGAGCGCTTCCGGCATTTAATTGTTTTATGTAG
- a CDS encoding DUF1788 domain-containing protein gives MSELNERLDNLKQEIQQEEFLEGKGLSNEVNIRIFCYDPKEEMTVRHFIEQLMVDQSLECHLIQCNLYQLFLKICDEKRITSGAPAMEEKKGKDYLLQQIQRFANNKAFVEQIQYGPHNAGDVLMLTGIGEVFPFMRIHSLLEALQPEFSDIPILVFYPGKYDGRFVRLFDQLEPNPYYRAFNIV, from the coding sequence GTGAGTGAATTAAATGAAAGACTGGACAATCTGAAACAGGAAATTCAACAGGAAGAGTTTCTTGAGGGAAAGGGATTAAGCAATGAGGTGAATATCCGTATTTTTTGTTATGATCCCAAAGAAGAGATGACCGTTCGTCACTTTATAGAGCAGTTAATGGTTGATCAATCATTAGAATGTCATTTGATACAATGCAATTTGTATCAGTTATTTCTCAAAATATGTGATGAAAAGCGCATTACAAGCGGTGCGCCTGCTATGGAAGAAAAAAAGGGAAAGGATTACCTGTTGCAGCAGATACAGCGTTTTGCAAATAACAAGGCTTTTGTGGAACAGATACAATACGGACCACATAACGCGGGAGATGTGCTGATGCTCACTGGAATAGGAGAAGTATTTCCATTTATGAGAATCCATTCATTATTGGAAGCATTACAGCCAGAGTTTTCGGATATACCGATACTGGTATTTTATCCAGGGAAATATGATGGAAGATTTGTGAGGCTGTTTGATCAGTTAGAACCGAATCCGTATTACAGAGCGTTTAACATTGTTTAG
- the brxC gene encoding BREX system P-loop protein BrxC — protein MIIQNMFYDDINRKINGVVKVDQNTDEVLKQEVKEYVITKDIRKHLIDFFNHYGSSLEEPTADVGVWISGFFGSGKSHFLKMLSYLLENKEIDGRTVEDYFREKFDDEATFMSIARAIGGKNQTILFNIDIEGSINKDKTAVLRVFAKMFYNYLGFYGENLKVAKLEQFVERQGKTAEFRRVFEEKNGASWLESRDAFAFFEDDVVDTLMEVLGMSETAAHNWFDGTETVETSIAQLVLEIKEYIDTQPKDFRLLFMVDEVGQYVGDSIDLLMNLQSFVEKIGSECGGRVWVVCTGQEAIDEIIKTRQDQFSRIQARFSTRLSLTSSSADEVIQKRILRKKEDAFISLEKVYNENDSVLRNLFTFTDSVLDMKGYGSSVEFAKNFPFVPYQFIIMQKVFSEIRKHGNSGKHLSGGERSMLSGFQEAAQKIEDKSEYALAPFYLFYDTVHTFLDSSIRRVIERCQKAADNKDGIEQQDVSVLKLLYLIRYIDDIKANLDNIVILMADDIRVDKIIMRAQVSGSLDRLLSQNYIGRSGDTYNFLTDEEQDIQKEITNTMVDTSTIVGKIAHIIFGEIYYTKKYRYEKYDFAFDQMVDYTAVGALTGGMRLRIMTVATEWAEKTELRMLAESAKQAIVVLAETPYYEYLESAEKVWKYKKQRNIAQLPESVKNIIKNHQNEAERYESSAKEQLEKAIEGAAFYVDGEHIEINSGNAKSKLDQALEYLVTHVYSELGLISKNAESDADIIAILTGAVNMLPGTEPNRDAAAKVEEYLEMQERKHLPTSMADVQSRYQSIPYGWKEIDIAAVCAMLIVEQKVTIKYAGSTVQPNNPKLPDMLRKKSEIGKTQISKRQVVSAARMKAVKDLLRDYFSQMDVPSDEDGLIAFMIEKFEGLRTHYEELLRRYEGHNYPDKPVVNTALAIVKDVLSQQKDNLAFIERVLQKEDSLYDTQEAMQSVEAFFKTQVSIFDAAVKFETELRNDLDYIRKDEEANTALSTIRLITMLPTSGKYQYGRIPQLNDLIAKVKTSHDKMLIEKRKELLDIVQQCMGEIHQAGNGDAKVKTIIERSDIYYTQQKEKIAETMSLALMEGYPIPMWNYRDDAVSKIEGALEPPKPKEPPKPMNTNPTSKKTYKPIFRQSLLKAARLESEDEIDIYVDKLREQLKTLLKGSDGIELK, from the coding sequence ATGATAATTCAAAATATGTTCTATGATGATATCAATCGTAAAATCAATGGAGTGGTTAAAGTAGACCAAAACACAGACGAGGTTTTGAAACAGGAAGTAAAGGAATATGTCATAACCAAAGACATTCGCAAACATTTGATTGACTTTTTTAATCATTATGGCAGTTCTTTAGAAGAACCGACAGCGGATGTGGGGGTGTGGATATCGGGCTTTTTTGGAAGTGGTAAATCCCATTTTTTGAAAATGCTTTCGTATTTATTAGAGAATAAAGAGATAGATGGAAGAACTGTAGAGGACTATTTCCGCGAGAAATTTGATGATGAAGCAACCTTTATGTCTATAGCAAGGGCGATTGGCGGTAAAAATCAGACAATATTGTTTAATATAGATATTGAGGGTTCTATCAATAAGGATAAAACGGCAGTTCTTCGCGTGTTTGCCAAAATGTTCTATAACTACCTTGGATTTTATGGCGAAAATCTGAAGGTAGCGAAGCTGGAACAGTTTGTTGAAAGACAAGGTAAAACAGCAGAATTTCGCAGAGTATTTGAGGAGAAAAATGGTGCATCATGGCTAGAATCACGCGATGCATTTGCGTTTTTTGAGGACGATGTTGTTGATACTTTGATGGAAGTATTGGGAATGAGCGAGACAGCGGCACATAACTGGTTTGATGGGACAGAGACGGTGGAAACCAGCATAGCACAGCTTGTCTTGGAAATAAAAGAATATATTGATACACAGCCAAAGGATTTTCGCCTTTTATTTATGGTAGACGAGGTGGGGCAGTATGTGGGAGACAGTATTGATTTATTGATGAATCTGCAATCTTTTGTGGAAAAAATCGGAAGTGAATGTGGCGGCAGGGTATGGGTGGTATGCACCGGACAAGAAGCCATTGATGAGATTATCAAGACAAGACAGGATCAATTTTCACGTATTCAGGCCAGATTCAGCACCAGATTATCTCTGACATCGTCTTCTGCGGATGAAGTGATTCAAAAACGTATCCTGCGTAAGAAAGAAGATGCGTTTATTTCTCTGGAAAAAGTATATAACGAGAATGATTCAGTGCTTCGGAATCTCTTTACTTTTACAGATTCTGTTTTGGATATGAAAGGGTATGGGAGTTCTGTAGAGTTTGCGAAGAATTTTCCGTTTGTACCATATCAGTTTATTATTATGCAGAAAGTTTTCTCTGAAATCCGCAAGCATGGTAATTCGGGCAAGCATCTTTCTGGTGGAGAGCGGTCTATGCTGTCAGGATTTCAGGAGGCGGCACAGAAGATAGAAGATAAGAGTGAGTATGCGTTAGCTCCATTTTATCTGTTTTATGATACAGTACATACGTTTCTTGACAGTTCTATTCGCCGTGTCATTGAGCGTTGTCAAAAGGCGGCTGACAATAAAGATGGAATTGAGCAGCAGGATGTGTCGGTGTTAAAACTCCTGTATTTAATCCGTTACATAGATGATATAAAGGCAAATCTGGATAATATTGTCATTTTAATGGCAGATGATATCCGGGTAGATAAAATCATTATGCGCGCTCAGGTAAGCGGATCGTTAGATCGTCTGTTGAGCCAGAACTATATTGGAAGAAGTGGTGATACTTATAATTTCCTTACCGACGAAGAACAGGACATTCAGAAAGAAATCACGAATACGATGGTTGATACTTCAACAATTGTTGGTAAAATTGCGCATATCATATTTGGTGAAATATATTATACGAAGAAGTATCGTTATGAAAAATATGATTTTGCCTTTGACCAGATGGTAGATTATACTGCGGTAGGCGCTTTGACAGGCGGTATGCGTCTTAGGATTATGACTGTGGCGACAGAGTGGGCGGAGAAGACGGAACTTCGTATGCTGGCAGAATCAGCAAAGCAGGCAATTGTGGTACTTGCGGAAACGCCATATTATGAATATCTGGAAAGCGCCGAGAAGGTGTGGAAATATAAGAAACAAAGAAATATAGCACAGTTGCCGGAATCTGTGAAGAATATTATCAAAAATCATCAAAATGAGGCGGAAAGATACGAATCAAGTGCAAAGGAACAATTAGAAAAGGCAATTGAGGGTGCAGCTTTTTATGTAGATGGGGAACATATTGAGATAAACAGCGGGAATGCCAAGAGCAAACTGGATCAGGCATTGGAATATCTGGTGACACATGTATATAGCGAATTGGGTTTGATTTCAAAAAATGCAGAGTCGGATGCAGATATTATTGCGATTCTTACAGGTGCAGTAAATATGCTTCCTGGTACTGAACCGAACCGTGACGCGGCAGCTAAAGTAGAAGAATATTTAGAAATGCAGGAAAGAAAACATCTTCCCACCTCTATGGCTGATGTGCAGAGTCGCTATCAGTCTATTCCTTATGGGTGGAAAGAGATTGATATTGCGGCAGTATGTGCAATGCTGATTGTGGAGCAGAAAGTGACAATTAAGTATGCAGGTTCTACAGTACAGCCCAACAATCCAAAACTACCCGATATGCTTCGCAAAAAGAGTGAGATTGGAAAAACGCAAATATCCAAACGACAGGTAGTATCAGCAGCCAGAATGAAGGCAGTAAAAGATTTATTACGGGATTATTTTAGTCAAATGGATGTTCCGTCAGACGAGGATGGATTGATTGCCTTTATGATTGAAAAATTTGAGGGGTTGCGTACTCACTATGAGGAATTGCTCAGAAGATATGAAGGGCATAACTATCCGGATAAACCAGTGGTTAATACTGCACTTGCCATCGTGAAGGATGTATTGTCACAACAGAAGGATAATTTGGCGTTCATTGAACGTGTGCTTCAAAAGGAAGACAGCCTTTATGATACACAGGAGGCAATGCAAAGTGTGGAGGCTTTCTTTAAAACACAGGTTAGTATATTTGATGCAGCAGTGAAATTTGAAACAGAGCTGCGAAATGATTTGGATTATATTCGTAAGGATGAGGAAGCGAATACTGCTTTAAGTACAATACGTCTTATTACGATGCTGCCAACAAGCGGGAAATATCAGTATGGCAGAATTCCGCAGTTGAATGATTTAATTGCAAAAGTAAAAACTTCTCATGACAAAATGTTAATTGAGAAACGAAAAGAACTTTTGGATATTGTTCAGCAGTGTATGGGAGAGATTCATCAGGCAGGCAACGGAGATGCAAAAGTAAAGACGATCATTGAAAGGTCGGATATCTATTATACACAGCAGAAAGAGAAGATTGCAGAAACGATGAGCCTTGCATTGATGGAGGGGTATCCGATACCAATGTGGAATTATCGGGATGATGCTGTGTCTAAGATAGAGGGCGCATTGGAGCCGCCAAAACCTAAAGAACCGCCAAAGCCTATGAACACAAATCCAACATCGAAGAAAACATATAAGCCTATTTTTCGCCAGTCCTTACTGAAGGCAGCAAGGCTTGAAAGCGAGGACGAGATTGATATCTATGTGGATAAGCTCAGAGAACAGTTAAAGACATTGTTAAAAGGTTCGGATGGGATTGAATTAAAATAG
- a CDS encoding DUF4365 domain-containing protein: protein MDIEKIKEDLSICYLKTIAAVRGIAVERIEHDEDSVDVVIKKVLNIDKNVSFNSQISVQLKATSSKSQYRIGKQEISYKLKVKNYNDLCMPATMPSMLALLILPEEMEEWTKWTPDELMIKGKMFWLSLQNQEVSDNKDNVTVKIPKENILNADTIENLIKKAAEEGIL, encoded by the coding sequence ATGGATATTGAAAAAATAAAAGAGGATTTAAGCATATGCTATCTTAAAACAATAGCTGCCGTTAGAGGAATTGCAGTTGAGCGAATAGAACATGATGAGGATAGTGTTGATGTCGTTATAAAAAAGGTTTTAAATATAGATAAAAATGTGTCATTCAATTCGCAGATTAGTGTACAACTGAAAGCAACATCTTCCAAATCACAATATAGAATAGGCAAACAGGAAATCTCGTATAAGTTAAAGGTGAAAAATTATAACGATTTATGTATGCCTGCTACGATGCCCAGTATGTTGGCATTGCTGATCCTGCCGGAAGAGATGGAAGAGTGGACGAAATGGACGCCAGATGAATTGATGATTAAAGGAAAAATGTTTTGGCTATCATTACAGAATCAAGAAGTGTCTGATAATAAAGATAATGTTACAGTTAAAATTCCTAAGGAAAACATTTTAAATGCGGACACCATTGAAAATCTGATCAAAAAAGCGGCTGAGGAGGGGATTTTATGA
- the pglX gene encoding BREX-1 system adenine-specific DNA-methyltransferase PglX codes for MDKNVLKKYAVWARRELIVRVGQRATFYGVTAEDYGDVSAESINGRILSDIEKKQRKALIAQIRKKGYEEVIEEVAYTWFNRFLALRFMEVNGYLPDRVKIFTDCDNRFQPQILNEAIDLEIDGLDMEKVYAYKDANQTEELYKYLLVVQCNALNAVLPGMFQKIEDYTELLLPDKLLLEGSVIERMIALIPEEDWKDAVQIIGWMYQYYNSEKKDEVFAALKKNVKITKENIPAATQLFTPDWIVRYMVENSLGRLWLEGHPNEELKADWIYYLEEAEQEPEVEAELVKIRAEYAQLTPEDIRCIDPCQGSGHILVYMFDVLMQIYESYGYTTQEAVASIVKNNIYGLDIDERAAQLSYFAVMMKACQYDKRFLKRKDEDGKPKVPQPRVYAIQESNDVDSHVLEYFCNGNAELKEVMGTIMEEMHDAKEYGSIITVTEQNWNVIYARFEEIKEDISIHKEGALELLPLVQVAQSLAQKYDVVVTNPPYMGGSGMSNILSTFVKRKFPNTKSDMSTIMMEHILDMCSKFGYMSMINIPVWMFLSSYEKMRNNILRNNMIINMVHPGRGIFGSDFGTTSFVISKQRIKKYIGRYYRLFDSQGEVHSIEERRRAFLDGRGLHLVQQDNFEKIPGMPIAYWLQRQIYEMYGSYKTMAEIAEPKVGMQTSNNDKYLRFWHEIRFDEFRGSSFGLKWIKYLKGGAYRKWYGNLEYLLFYNKTPDYILSQKNARVLDLEFLKKKKCTWTDLTISKNSFRIAPDDTFYDISGHCFFPKEKDQLWLLGYVNTSIFAELLKVFNSTIHCQVGDVGKIIVPNIESQKKKVSDLAEQNVNFSKVDWDSFETSWDFVGHPLTQGIIEDGLIMDKYKDWKTECDTRFNQLKANEEELNRIFIDIYGLQNEFSPEVDDKDVTIRKADLQRDIKSLISYAVGCMFGRYSIYKQGLIYAGGNFNEVYGDFPIEVININPNIAAHGTALYKYGAPIDTYEKVYLKDIEHMEDAEMFWGVTESNIIPITDDEYFADDIVGQFMDFIRIVYGEKSLEENLKFIADALGGKGQPREVIRNYFLNDFYKDHCKIYQKRPIYWLFDSGKKNGFKCLIYMHRYEPDTIARIRTDYVHEQQSRYRTAIADLEHRIANAGTSERVKLNKSLKKIQEQADELHTYEEKIHHLADQMIAIDLDDGVKHNYEIFKDVLAKIK; via the coding sequence ATGGATAAAAATGTGTTAAAGAAATATGCAGTATGGGCGAGAAGAGAACTGATTGTCCGCGTTGGTCAGAGGGCAACCTTTTATGGCGTTACGGCAGAAGATTATGGTGATGTATCCGCAGAGAGCATAAATGGGAGAATTTTATCGGACATTGAAAAGAAACAAAGGAAGGCTTTGATTGCGCAGATTCGGAAAAAAGGTTATGAGGAAGTGATAGAGGAGGTTGCCTATACGTGGTTTAACCGTTTCTTGGCATTGCGATTTATGGAAGTAAACGGATATTTACCTGACCGTGTGAAAATATTTACCGATTGTGATAACCGTTTTCAGCCCCAAATTTTGAACGAGGCAATTGACTTAGAGATAGATGGACTGGATATGGAGAAAGTCTATGCCTATAAAGATGCCAATCAGACCGAGGAATTATACAAATATTTGCTGGTGGTACAGTGTAATGCTTTGAACGCTGTACTGCCCGGAATGTTTCAGAAAATAGAAGATTATACGGAACTTTTATTGCCGGATAAACTGCTGCTTGAAGGAAGTGTTATTGAGCGGATGATAGCGCTTATTCCGGAGGAAGACTGGAAAGATGCGGTACAGATCATAGGGTGGATGTACCAATATTATAACAGCGAAAAAAAGGACGAAGTATTTGCTGCGTTGAAAAAGAATGTGAAAATAACAAAAGAAAATATCCCGGCGGCTACCCAGCTTTTTACACCGGATTGGATCGTGCGCTATATGGTGGAGAACTCTTTGGGGCGCTTGTGGCTGGAGGGACATCCGAATGAGGAACTAAAAGCGGATTGGATATATTATTTGGAGGAGGCGGAGCAGGAGCCGGAGGTAGAGGCTGAACTTGTCAAGATTCGCGCAGAGTATGCGCAGCTTACACCGGAGGATATCCGTTGTATTGATCCCTGTCAGGGAAGTGGGCATATCCTTGTTTACATGTTTGATGTATTGATGCAGATCTATGAATCATATGGCTATACCACACAGGAAGCAGTTGCCAGTATTGTAAAGAATAATATCTATGGTCTGGATATTGATGAGCGGGCGGCACAGCTTTCTTATTTTGCTGTTATGATGAAAGCGTGTCAGTATGATAAGCGTTTTTTGAAAAGAAAAGATGAAGACGGAAAACCTAAAGTGCCACAGCCAAGGGTGTATGCAATTCAGGAAAGTAATGATGTGGATAGTCATGTGTTGGAATATTTTTGTAATGGGAATGCTGAATTAAAAGAGGTTATGGGAACCATTATGGAAGAAATGCATGATGCGAAAGAGTATGGTTCTATTATTACTGTTACAGAGCAGAATTGGAATGTGATTTATGCGAGATTTGAGGAAATTAAAGAGGATATTTCCATACATAAGGAAGGGGCGCTAGAATTACTGCCATTAGTACAGGTGGCACAGAGTTTGGCGCAGAAGTATGATGTGGTGGTAACGAACCCACCGTATATGGGTGGTTCAGGGATGTCAAATATATTGTCTACTTTTGTAAAGAGAAAATTTCCAAATACCAAATCCGATATGAGCACTATTATGATGGAACATATTCTGGATATGTGTTCAAAGTTTGGATATATGTCTATGATAAATATCCCTGTATGGATGTTTTTATCAAGCTATGAAAAAATGCGGAATAATATTCTACGGAATAACATGATTATTAATATGGTACATCCAGGACGAGGTATTTTTGGCTCAGATTTTGGTACTACATCATTTGTAATTTCAAAACAACGTATAAAAAAATATATAGGTCGTTATTATCGATTGTTTGATAGCCAAGGTGAAGTGCATAGTATTGAAGAACGCAGAAGAGCATTTTTGGATGGTAGAGGTTTACACCTTGTTCAACAAGATAACTTTGAAAAAATTCCTGGAATGCCAATAGCATATTGGCTTCAACGTCAAATATATGAAATGTATGGCAGTTATAAGACTATGGCAGAAATTGCCGAGCCAAAAGTTGGTATGCAAACTTCAAATAATGACAAATATTTACGATTTTGGCATGAAATTAGATTTGATGAGTTTCGTGGTTCTAGTTTTGGACTAAAATGGATCAAATACCTAAAGGGAGGAGCATATAGAAAATGGTATGGTAATTTAGAATATCTTTTATTTTACAACAAAACACCAGATTATATTTTATCACAAAAAAATGCAAGAGTATTGGATTTGGAGTTTTTGAAAAAGAAAAAGTGTACATGGACGGATTTGACAATAAGTAAAAATAGTTTTCGTATCGCGCCGGATGATACGTTTTATGATATTTCTGGACATTGTTTTTTCCCAAAGGAGAAAGACCAACTATGGCTTTTGGGTTACGTAAATACGTCAATATTTGCAGAACTGCTCAAAGTATTTAATTCTACGATTCATTGCCAAGTAGGTGATGTGGGAAAGATAATAGTACCCAACATTGAAAGTCAGAAAAAAAAAGTTTCTGACTTGGCGGAACAAAATGTTAATTTTTCCAAAGTGGACTGGGATTCTTTTGAAACATCATGGGATTTTGTAGGACATCCATTAACTCAAGGTATAATAGAGGATGGATTGATTATGGACAAATACAAGGATTGGAAAACGGAATGTGACACTCGTTTCAATCAGTTAAAGGCAAACGAGGAGGAACTAAACCGTATTTTTATTGATATATATGGGTTGCAGAATGAGTTTAGTCCAGAGGTAGACGATAAAGACGTAACTATTCGAAAGGCTGACCTACAACGTGATATTAAGAGTTTAATTTCTTATGCAGTCGGTTGTATGTTTGGGCGTTATTCGATTTATAAGCAGGGGTTAATCTATGCAGGAGGGAATTTTAATGAAGTTTATGGTGACTTTCCTATAGAAGTAATTAATATCAATCCTAATATTGCGGCGCATGGAACAGCTTTATATAAGTATGGTGCGCCAATTGATACTTATGAGAAAGTCTATTTAAAAGATATTGAACACATGGAAGATGCAGAAATGTTTTGGGGAGTTACAGAGAGTAATATTATTCCAATTACCGATGACGAATACTTTGCCGATGATATTGTAGGACAATTTATGGATTTTATTCGTATTGTTTATGGAGAGAAGTCCTTGGAAGAAAATTTGAAATTTATCGCAGACGCATTAGGTGGAAAAGGACAGCCAAGAGAAGTGATCCGCAATTACTTTCTCAATGATTTTTACAAAGATCACTGTAAAATTTACCAAAAGCGTCCGATATACTGGCTTTTTGATTCCGGCAAGAAGAACGGATTCAAATGCCTGATTTATATGCACCGCTACGAACCGGATACGATTGCCCGTATCCGCACGGATTATGTGCATGAACAGCAAAGCCGATATCGTACAGCGATTGCGGATTTGGAACATAGAATTGCAAATGCCGGAACAAGTGAGCGTGTGAAACTGAATAAATCGCTCAAAAAGATTCAGGAGCAGGCAGACGAACTACACACATATGAAGAAAAGATACATCATTTGGCAGATCAGATGATTGCGATTGATTTAGATGACGGCGTAAAACATAATTATGAGATTTTCAAGGATGTGTTGGCAAAGATTAAGTGA